The following proteins are encoded in a genomic region of Gossypium hirsutum isolate 1008001.06 chromosome D05, Gossypium_hirsutum_v2.1, whole genome shotgun sequence:
- the LOC107903499 gene encoding (+)-delta-cadinene synthase isozyme C2 produces MASQVSQMPSSSPLSSNKDEIRPKADFQPSIWGDFFLNCPDKNIDAGTEKRHQQLKEEVRKMIVAPMANSTQKLAFIDSLQRLGVSYHFTKEIEDELENIYHNNNDAENDLYTTSLRFRLLREHGYNVSCDVFNKFKDEQGNFKSSVTSDVRGLLELYQASYLRVHGEDILDEAISFTTNHLSLAVASLDHPLSEEVSHALKQSIRRGLSRVEARHYLSVYQDIESHNKALLEFAKIDFNMLQFLHRKELSEICRWWKDLDFQRKLPYARDRVVEGYFWISGVYFEPQYSLGRKMLTKVIAMASIVDDTYDSYATYEELIPYTNAIERWDIKCIDELPEYMKPSYKALLDVYEEMEQLVPEHGRQYRVEYAKNAMIRLAQSYLVEARWTLQNYKPSFEEFKANALPTCGYAMLAITSFVGMGDIVTPETFKWAANDPKIIQASTIICRFMDDVAEHKFKHRREDDCSAIECYMEEYGVSAQEAYDVFNKHVESAWKDVNQEFLKPTEMPTEVLNRSLNLARVMDVLYREGDGYTYVGKAAKGGITSLLIEPIAL; encoded by the exons ATGGCTTCACAAGTTTCTCAAATGCCTTCTTCATCACCCCTTTCTTCCAATAAGGATGAAATCCGTCCCAAAGCCGATTTTCAGCCTAGCATTTGGGGAGATTTCTTCCTCAATTGTCCCGACAAG AATATTGATGCTGGAACTGAAAAACGCCACCAACAATTGAAAGAAGAAGTGAGGAAGATGATTGTGGCACCGATGGCTAATTCGACCCAAAAGTTAGCCTTCATTGATTCACTCCAAAGACTGGGTGTGAGTTACCATTTCACCAAGGAGATCGAAGATGAACTAGAGAATATCTACCATAACAACAATGATGCCGAGAACGACCTCTACACTACATCTCTTCGATTCCGACTACTCCGAGAGCATGGATACAATGTTTCATGCG ACGTATTCAACAAGTTTAAAGACGAGCAAGGGAATTTCAAGTCATCCGTGACAAGCGATGTTCGAGGATTGTTGGAACTTTACCAAGCTTCCTATTTGAGGGTTCATGGGGAAGATATATTGGATGAAGCAATTTCTTTCACCACCAACCATTTAAGCCTTGCAGTAGCATCTTTGGACCATCCTTTATCCGAAGAGGTTTCTCATGCTTTGAAACAATCAATTCGAAGAGGCTTGTCAAGGGTTGAGGCAAGGCACTATCTTTCAGTATACCAAGATATTGAGTCCCATAATAAGGCTTTGTTGGAGTTTGCTAAGATCGACTTCAACATGTTACAATTTTTGCATAGGAAAGAGCTAAGCGAGATTTGCAG GTGGTGGAAAGATTTAGACTTTCAAAGAAAGTTGCCATATGCAAGAGATAGAGTGGTTGAAGGCTATTTTTGGATCTCAGGAGTGTACTTTGAGCCCCAATATTCACTTGGTAGAAAGATGTTGACAAAAGTGatagcaatggcatctattgtAGATGATACATATGACTCATATGCAACATATGAAGAGCTCATTCCATATACAAATGCAATTGAGAG GTGGGATATCAAATGCATAGATGAACTTCCTGAATACATGAAGCCGAGCTACAAGGCACTATTAGATGTTTACGAAGAAATGGAACAACTGGTGCCTGAGCATGGAAGACAATATCGTGTCGAATATGCAAAAAATGCG ATGATACGACTTGCTCAATCTTACCTTGTGGAGGCCAGATGGACTCTTCAAAACTACAAACCATCATTCGAGGAGTTTAAGGCTAATGCATTGCCAACTTGTGGTTATGCCATGCTTGCTATTACATCTTTCGTCGGCATGGGAGATATCGTAACACCAGAGACCTTTAAATGGGCAGCCAATGACCCTAAGATCATTCAAGCTTCCACAATTATTTGTAGGTTTATGGATGATGTTGCGGAACACaag TTTAAGCATAGGAGAGAAGACGATTGCTCAGCAATAGAGTGTTACATGGAAGAATATGGCGTATCAGCACAAGAGGCATACGATGTATTCAACAAGCATGTTGAGAGTGCCTGGAAGGATGTGAATCAAGAGTTTCTGAAACCAACAGAAATGCCAACAGAAGTTTTAAATCGTAGCCTAAACCTTGCAAGGGTGATGGATGTACTTTACAGGGAAGGAGATGGATATACATATGTTGGAAAAGCGGCTAAGGGTGGAATCACTTCATTGCTCATTGAACCAATTGCactttaa